The sequence CCACTTTCTATTCCTGGAACACACCAAggtcctctcacctctgcctgtGCTGCCCCTGCTGAACCTTGATGTGCATTTTGCTTTTCTCCCCACGCCTCCCTCCCTCTCGGCGATGGAGTGATCCACCCTTCCAAACCTTTCCACGCTGGTCCGTCCACGTCGTTCCATCATTCTCTGACCTGTTCGGTGGCTCTCCCTGCCCTCTGCTCCAGCTATGGCCTCTTGGCTGATTCTAGAGTGCTGTGCCTCTGCCAGAGCACACTTCTCTCAGGCCCAGCTcgtccctcctcctctccttcaaaTCACCTTTCCTGTCCTTTTCCCAGTGGGGCCTCCCAGAGTATCACATCCACTGCTGCACTTCCTGCTCCTTCCCCTACCTTATTTCTCCCCAAGCAGCCTTGGACAACTTCCACCATCTACTTTCAAAACCCGAATTACTGTCTGTCCCTGTCCCAGAACTGTAAGCTCCATCAGGGCAGGGATTTCTGCGGCTTGTTCTCCTCTGGATCTCCTATGCCTGGCACACGGCATACTTTTTGtcgttattgttgtttttgagacagggtcttaactctgttgcccagcctggagtgcagtgcagtgatcCAGTcctagctcactgcggccttgatctctcaggctcaagcgatcctcgcacctcaacctcctgagtagctgggaccacaggtgcattcctccatgccaggctgatttttaaaatttaaaattttttgtagggatgggatctcactgtgtctcccaggccagttttgaactcctagcctcaagtgggccttctgcctcagcctcccaaagcaccaggattataggtgtgaaccactgcgccttgCAAAgaaatacccttttttttttttttttcttggagacagagtcttgctctgtcacccagtgctgtgggacaatctcggctcactgcaacctctgcctcctgggttcaagcaattcttctccctcagcctcccgagtggctgggactacaggtgtgagccaccacacccagctaatttttgtacttttagtagagacagggtttcgccacgctagccaggatggtcttgatctcttaaccttgtgatcggccctcctcaccctcccaaagtgctgggattacaggcgtgagccaccgcactggcctaatttttgtattttttagtaaggacagggttttgccatgttcaggctggtctcaaactccggcctcaagtgatctgcccaccttggcctcccaaagtgctgggactacagacgtgagccactgcgcacagccccggggactttttttgttggaGTAGTTGCAACTGGTCATTGGCAAACAACCATTCTCCCACACACACGTGCTGAGAGGTGATCCCTTCCTGGCCACCCAGGTTCCCAGTCCCAGCTCTACCCATTTGCCTCGTAACCTGGAAAAACAGCTTTATTACCGTGTGCCTCAGTTTGCTTATGTGTAAGGTGGGGGTAATAACAGTTCCCATCCCATGGCCTGTCATGAGGACTGGATGAGGTGGCACATGGACCATGCCTGGCATGGGGTTGGGGAGCCACACGCTAACTCCCCACCTTCTCAAGTATTTTTGGCTCTTGTTTGCCCCCTTCTGGCACTGGAGGGGCATAAACCTTCCTGATCCATGTGCCCTGCCCCGGCCCAGAGCTGGTGTAAATGCTTGACCCAGCTTGTCTTCCAGAACGCTGAAGTGGGGATGAGTACTTCCCTTCCTTAGATGAGGACGCTGAGGCCAGAGAGTGAGTAACCAGCTCGAGGTCACAGTGCCAGTCCCTGCCGAGGCTGGCCTTGCACGTGGGGCTGTCCAGTGACCAGCCTTGTTCTCCAGAGACGGGAGGTGCAGCCAGCCTCGGCCATGTGGAAACATTTCTTCACAGCTTGGGACACTCTCAGCCCACCTAGAAGGCTCAGCACGCTCACGTGGACTGTGTGCCcagccagggcctggcacacagcaggttcTCTGAGCTGCCATCCGCCCCCTCCCCTCTGCAGAAAGAGAAGATCCGGGAGAAGTTCGTGGAAGCCCTGAAAACAGAGTTTGCCGGCAAAGGGCTGAGGTTCTCCCGAGGTACGTCCACCCTGCAGAGGGCTTGGGAGGCCTGGTACAGGGCCCCTCCTCGAACCTTCCGCCCCTTGCCAGACCAGGCTATGGCCCCCTTTAGCTTTAGGAGCCCCTCCCCCACTcagggcagagggggtggctgagCCTGATGCAGAAAGGGGCTCAGCGTTTACTGGCCCCCAGTTTTCCCCACCTCACACCTCAGTGGTAAATGCCCTATACCCATCCAGTTTCTCAGGCCAAAAACCGGAGCCTCTCCCTTGAATGCTCTCCCCcgccccttcccaagtccaaacTCCTAGAAGTCCCAGGGCCCTGCATCTGGAATCCCACTGGTGCTCACACCTCCACTGCCAGCAGCTTATCCCAGCCTCCAACAGACCTGACGCAGCCGGGCTCCTCTCTGCCACCTCACCCGTTCCCCAGTGGCCGgagaggctggagctggagtcaTGGTGTGCCTCTGCCCAAAGCCCTCCCTAggctcttcctccctctccacgTGATGCCCAGGGCCTGCCCGTCCTcgccctgcctctcccagcctcctcccttgCTGGGACACTTATCTTCTTCCCTGCCTCAGGGGCTGTACTTTGTTCTGTGCCTCAGGTCCCAGCTCATTGCCACCTCGTCAGAGGTCTCCCCTGACCACCCTGGCTGGATGAGCTTCCCCCACCCACTTTGTAGTCTTGTAGTCTTGTTTGTTCTCCAACCTGTGTCATAACTTCCTTGAGGATCCTAAGTCTGTCCCGTGTCCTGTTGCTGCACCGTGTCCCAATCCCCAAgggttgttgaatgaatgaatgaacaagcagCCCTTCTGTTAGCCTTGTCTGCCCCTCCCAGCAGGGAATAAcagtccccacccctgcccacaggAGGCATGATCAGCTTTGACGTCTTCCCCGAGGGCTGGGACAAGCGCTACTGCCTGGATAGCCTGGACCAGGACAGCTTCGACACCATCCACTTCTTTGGGAACGAGACCAGCCCTGTGAGTGTGGCCCACCCCAGGTTTCCCCCAACACAGTGGACAGCCAgaagccaggtctggtggcttcTCCAACACAAATCGcccaggtcaaggccagaacaCGGGGCAACACAGCAGACCTCTTGCGGGGGCTCCTGGAGAACAGCCATTGCTCACCAGCCCCATTACACAGATCAGAAGGCTGGGGCCCCGAGAGGGCTGGGCACTTGTTCTACATCACACAGCAAGTCAGGGCGGGTCTGACAGGAGTGAGAAGGTGGGCTTCCTGCCAGTTCtgaaggggcaggaggaggggcaggtcctTAGCAGCCAACGTGGAGAGGGACTCCGCCTAAATATGCCTCCTCTGCCCATCCTCTGTGTGCAGGGTGGGAACGACTTTGAGATCTTTGCTGACCCCCGGACTGTTGGCCACAGCGTGGTGTCTCCTCAGGACACAGTGCAGCGATGCCGGGAGATTTTCTTCCCAGAGACAGCCCATGAGGCGTGACCGGGGCCCACATCTGTGCGTTGTGACTTCTGAAGAGTTTGGCCTAGGCCTAAAGAGAGGTCCTGGTGTTGGATAGATGCCAGGGCCCCTCCTCTGGCCCAGGACACCTGCTGCAAGGCCCACCCGAATGGGGCCAGAGTCTGTGTGGACAACCGACCCTAGCCAGTCAGCTCCTAGTGGCACTGGCTCCGTCCTCGCAGAGCCCAGAGTGTTCCCCATGCTCCACCTGGTGGCTGAGGCCACAGCTGCTGCTTGTATTCCAGTACAGAACAGGTTTCTGCGCCAGGAGGAGGCGTGCACAAGTGTCGGTACGAGATCTAGCCTGCCCTGCTTGCCTGTCCTGGACAGTGGGGTATGGTGGCGTAGGTGCCTATTCCCTGGACAGTGGGGTGTGGTGACGTAGGTGCCTATTCCCTGGACAGTGGGGTGTGGTGACGTAGGTGCCTATTCCCTGGACGGTGGGGTATGGTGGTGCAGGCGCCTATTCCCCGGATGGTGGGGTGCGGTGACATAGGTGCCTATTCCCTGGACGGTGGGGTATGGTGACATAGGCGCCTGTTCCTGGATGGTGGGGTATGGTGGTGCAGGTGCCTATTCCCTGGACAGTGGGGTATGGTGGCGCAGGTGCCTATTCCCTGGACGGTGGGGTATGGTGACATAGGCGCCTGTTCCTGGACGGTGGGGTATGGTGGTGCAGGTGCCTATTCCCTGGACGGTGGGGTATGGTGGTGCAGGCGCCTATTTTAGAGAACTTTGTCACAGTATTAAATTTCCCAGAACAAAGTAGGTGTCAGTTGCGTCTAAATGGATAATTGGCCTTAGTCACATGCCGTCACAGCCACTACTTTGCCGATGAGTAAACAGCACAGAGAGGGCAGGGACTTGGCCCAGGTCACAAAGGAAGTCCCTGATCCAGTCGAGGAGGGGGCCATTGAAGCCCCAGAGAAGAGCTGGTTTGGTGTGtccacccccagccccttccTTGGGGACCCTGACACAGAGGCAGCTTTAGGGCACGGTGGGTCACAGTTGAGGGTTTATTGCCAGTGTTAGGAAGAATGGGGGGTTTGGGTGGCCAGGGGTCTTGGGAGGAATTCCAAATGGGCACTGCAAGGCCTGTGAGTGGGGAGGAGAGCTGCTGCCCCCCTGCCACCCAGGCGGCCCCAGGGCTGATGCCACCACATCCTGACTGATAGTGGTACCTTAAAAGGTGGCCTCCCTACAGGAGGAGTCATCCCTCACTAACAAGCCCTCTCTCAAGGGGCCAGGGGCCTTTGTTCCTCATGGGACAGGCTGGGCCATGCCCATTTTAGGGGAGCTGACCAGCATACCTCAGCAGCTCTGGGCTCCCAGATTTTATGTGATGGGCCCTGGGGGCAAGGTTGGGATGCAGGCATCCCGGCTGATCTCTACCCTGGGGTCTTGGGGCACCTACAAGGCCAGGGATCCTCCTAGACAGTCACTGATCCCCTCATCCTGGGCATTTGAGCCCCCCGTTTTACTCACAGACTGGGTTTCATAAGGGTCCCACCCCTGGCCGGCCCTCCCTTGAACCATGGCCCCACTTCTGCCCAGTCAGGCGATGTGCTGTCTAGAAGGGAGGGTGGTAGGCAGGGGGTGCGCCCAGAGGTGGAGGCAGACAGGGCCCTCCTTCCTGGCCTCCCGGGCCAGGCCACTCTCACCCCTGTATGGGAGTGAATGGCCACGACCCCAAGTGCATACACATCTTGGCCCCAAAAGGACTCCAGGTGACAGCGACAGTCACACATCTTCAGGGATGGACACGGTAAAAGCAAGAGCCACACCTCAGCCGCTGGTCTGTCAGGGCTTTGGGAAGAGGGTTTGACGCGGGGGCCGCAGGGCCAGTCTCCCAGGCTGAGGGCCTTCCTTGTGGGTGCCCCGGCCCGGCCCTGCCTGATGGACGTGTGTCCATCCATCGCGGCATCCTCAGCAGCTGTCAGCCGGGCGTGGCGCAGAGCATCAGTAGTGCTTGTGAGTCAGGGTAAAGGAGGGCTGCAGCCAAGCTGGAGAGATGGACCCCCACCCTCTGCAAACCCCTGGGCTTGGCTCAGTACAGCCCAGGGGAAGGAGCCCAGAGCCACTgccaggctgaggaggagggactgGCCGGCGAAGTGGGAGCCCCGAACCCCTTCCGCCCTCAGGCCCCTCTTCCTGCCTCTCTAGTGCACTGAGagcagagcaggaaggaaggctgGCCTCAGCAGTGAGGGGCCTGTGTGCCTCTGTATTTGTCCTCCTCCCCTGCCAGTGGCTGGGAAGCTCCCCAAAAGCACCCACCGGCCAGGCTTCTGAGGGAAGGGTCTAGATGGTGGCGGGGGACCTCAGCCAAGGGAGGGAGATGTAAGTAGCACAGAGAACTGTGGACTGACATGGGACAGCTCAGGGGCGGAGGCCGGGGAGTGAGCCCGGCACAGGCTCTCGAGGCTCAGTCACCATGGGGATGGGTGGGTAGGAGGGCGAGCGGGTCCTGCGTGTCTGcggcagggaggggaggagaaaggcaGTGGACAGCGAGAAGCCAGGTCTGGTGGCCTCGccctccacccacctcctttccaGCTCGCACAGTAGTCACgggtcatggggtggggggaggcacACGCTCACAACCACAAGCACagacggacagacagacagacgtGCACACTGAGGCCACCGAAGGACTGATCAGCCAGGGCAGTGGGGCATGGAGCTGGCTGCTGCCCGTTCACCCTGTGTGGCTCCCCACCCCCCCGGCCAGCTGGCCTGTGAGCCACCCAGCCTAGGAGCCCACGACCTGGCCAGACCACGTCTCGTGGGGAGTGTGGGGGGCCAGCTGAGTGAGCACCACCTCCACGGCCTGGAACTTCTGGTTCTTGGGCGGGATAGGGCACATCTTGTAGGTCACCTCATCGCCCTCCACTGGCACGTACTCCCCCTCGATGCTGGCGGGCAGGAAGAGGGGTATTATTAGCCCAGTGGCAGGCCCTATGCCCTGGACAGTCCTGCGGCCTGGCCTCGGGGGCAGCCTGGCCCTAGGCCTCCCTAGGTCAGGAGGCCTGGCCAGGCCTTGCTTCTCAGAACCTCAGCTCTcgaatctgtaaaatgggactcatggccaggcacagtggctcacgcctgtaatcccaacactttgggagcccgaggcgagcggatcacctgagtcaggagtttgacaccagcctggccaacatggcgaaaccctgtctctactaaaaataaaaaagttagctgggcgtggtggctgacacctgtaattccagctacttgggaagctgaggggcagaatcacttgaacccaggaagtggaggttgcactgagccaagattgtgccactgcactccagcctgggcaacagagcgagactccgtctcaaaaaataaataaataaataaaacgggATTCATAAACTGTACCTCCCTTTCTGGGTCCCTTGAGGACTGAGATGTGAAAGGGCACAGGGAGATCCCTAAAGCTGAGAAGCTCAGTGACCTCGCCCCAGTCCTCCGGGCATTAGGAGGGGGTGGGGCCAGGCCTAGGCATGACATCCATCTCTACCTCCTGGCCCATCCACCTGAAGGCCCTTTCCAGGCCAAGAGGCTCAGGAGCTGGCCTAGCCCTCTCAGACCCCCATGATGCTGGAATGGGATCCAGGGCCCAGCTGCTGGCTCCCAGGCTTCTGGGGTCTGCATGCCCACTCCCCACCTGGCCACAGccctcctcccccaacacacCTTCAGTCCCTACTCAGAGGACAGAAAAGGTGCCATGAATACAGACCTcagccagggaggggagaggtctGGAGAGAGATTTTTGAGGCACCGTTAGGGACACTAGGGCAGGGGCCAAGAACGGAGGTGGAGGGGACTCACTCAGACACATGTACGAAGATGTCCTCGGACCCGTTCTCGGGGGTGATGAAGCCATGGCCCTGTGAGCGTGAGAACTGCTTACAGACGCCCTTGAACACGGGGCCAGCTGAGGCCCGGGCTGTCCTGGAGATAGGGTAGTGGGATTGCAGCTGTGGCCTGAGGAACTCCTCCCCGGACCCCTACAGCTGTTCTGGGCCCTTTCTGCTGAGCCTGCCTCAGGGCTGCGAGAAACTTGCCCCAGGCCAGGAACCTCGTAGTCATCCCCATTCGATGATAatgaggcctggcacagtggctcacacctgtcatcccagcactttgggaggctgaggcgggaggatcacttgggcctaggagtttgagaccagcctgggcaacatagggagacttccatctctacaaaaaaatttttttttttttttttttttttttttgagacagagtctcgctctgtcacccaggctggagtgcaggggcacaatcttagcacactgcaacctctacctcccgggttcaagtgattctcatgcctcagcctcctgagtagctaggattacaggcacccaccaccacgcccagctaagtttgacatttttagtagagacggggttttgcagtgtttggccatgttggccagactgccttgatctcctggcctcaactgatccacctgcctcgacctccaaaaatgctgggattacaggcatgagccaccatatctggcccaaaatattttttaaaaaattaactgggggtGGTGAcatgcgccagtagtcccagctactcaggaggctgaggtaggaggatcgcttaagcccaggaagttgaggctgcagtgagtcataactgcaccactgcactccagcctgggtgacagagcaagaccctgtccttCCCAAAAGATCCTTTGGCCTCCCCCATATGGACCCTTATTACTCCCCCATGCCACCTCATTGGTGACCTACCCCAAAGGCCCAGGGCTACTCTTTGTCCCCCTGCCCACCCCTCTCCAAAGGTTAACTCTGTGTCTTGGGTTTTGCCCACGCTGTGCCATCTGCCCAGAATCGCCAGCTCCCTTCTTCACCTGATACATCTTCCAAACCCAACCAGGACATCGTCTCCTCTGGTACCCCGTGCTGGGTCCTCACTCCTAACCCTGCTGGGTGGTAATGGATGGTGAACAAGTTCCCTCTAGATTGTAAGCAGCTTATGGGCTGGGGCTTTGTCTTATCCCTGGATCCCCCTGGTCAGGAGCTCAGTAAATCTTtgtgggatggatggatggatggatggatggatggatggatggatggatggacagacggaCGGGCGggcagatggatgggtggatgggtggatggatggatagacagacaggtgggtgggtgggtggatggatggatggatggatggacggacgaaCGGACGggcagatggatgggtggatggatggatggacggacaggtgggtgggtgggtgggtggatggatggatggacggacaggtgggtgggtgggtgggtggatggatggatggatgggtggatggatgcatggatggatgaatggatggaggggacaaacatctatCCAGTTACTGGAAGGTCCACACACAGTTCCCCTATCCCAGGTGAGGACAACAGGAGTTGGAAAAGGATGGGGATGGTCAGCCTGTGTCCTGGCAAGGGTCAAGGGCCTGGGCAAGGGGCAGGTACTCACGCCGAATAGGTCCTGGTCCGCTTGGTGGGCAGAGGGCTGGGTAGGTCCCGAGGTGGGACACCACCCCGCTCCCAGACCCTGCTGCCCTCCCTGTGGAAGGGGAAGGTGGGCCAGACTGGGGACTTGGGGGAGTGGAGTGGGGGCACAACTTGGGGTGACGTGGACTCCGAAGTCATGGTGGGGCCGGCGGGAGAGCCTGGTGGGCTCTGGGGCCCAGGGGCCGATGAGGGGTTTGGGCGTCCTTGCGGGCAGGGCCCGGCCTGGCCCTGCTCTGCGGCCTCACCAGC comes from Macaca fascicularis isolate 582-1 chromosome 10, T2T-MFA8v1.1 and encodes:
- the CSDC2 gene encoding cold shock domain-containing protein C2 isoform X1, with the protein product MTSESTSPQVVPPLHSPKSPVWPTFPFHREGSRVWERGGVPPRDLPSPLPTKRTRTYSATARASAGPVFKGVCKQFSRSQGHGFITPENGSEDIFVHVSDIEGEYVPVEGDEVTYKMCPIPPKNQKFQAVEVVLTQLAPHTPHETWSGQVVGS
- the PMM1 gene encoding phosphomannomutase 1 isoform X2 — encoded protein: MKSLRSLIMCLLRTGQCNISTDDCSPSSGTFIEFRNGMLNISPIGRSCTLEERIEFSELDKKEKIREKFVEALKTEFAGKGLRFSRGGMISFDVFPEGWDKRYCLDSLDQDSFDTIHFFGNETSPGGNDFEIFADPRTVGHSVVSPQDTVQRCREIFFPETAHEA
- the CSDC2 gene encoding cold shock domain-containing protein C2 isoform X2 gives rise to the protein MTSESTSPQVVPPLHSPKSPVWPTFPFHREGSRVWERGGVPPRDLPSPLPTKRTRTYSAIEGEYVPVEGDEVTYKMCPIPPKNQKFQAVEVVLTQLAPHTPHETWSGQVVGS